A genomic stretch from Candidatus Edwardsbacteria bacterium includes:
- a CDS encoding Rnf-Nqr domain containing protein has product MRLPSETKQQLFIKNLFSENGLLFSGTGIFLAVAGTRTTEQAFFLGSICLALILVNSIASSIAGDIFRYRIPLWAMALASAVMLAIISSAFAARLSHLPEHTVTIMYLLAAGPVVFSRAQAFSHTTSLGRAVFDASGQGAGILLVMLAVAFVRELIGKGYLSGGLLFSRPPWPMLGMAFGGMLFTALAIVIYRISAPGGRK; this is encoded by the coding sequence ATGCGGCTACCTTCAGAGACCAAACAACAGCTTTTCATCAAGAACCTGTTCTCCGAGAACGGCCTATTGTTCTCGGGCACCGGGATATTCCTGGCGGTGGCCGGGACCCGGACCACGGAACAGGCCTTCTTTCTGGGCAGCATCTGCCTGGCGCTCATCCTGGTCAACAGCATCGCCTCCTCCATTGCCGGCGATATATTCCGTTACCGGATACCCCTGTGGGCCATGGCCCTGGCCTCGGCGGTGATGCTGGCGATCATCAGTTCCGCTTTTGCCGCCCGGCTGTCGCATCTTCCCGAACACACGGTGACCATCATGTATCTTCTGGCCGCCGGCCCGGTGGTGTTCTCCCGGGCCCAGGCCTTCTCCCACACCACCTCCCTGGGCCGGGCGGTATTCGACGCCTCCGGCCAGGGCGCCGGCATACTGCTGGTGATGCTGGCGGTGGCCTTCGTGCGGGAGCTGATCGGCAAAGGCTATCTGTCAGGCGGCCTGCTTTTCAGCCGCCCCCCCTGGCCCATGCTGGGCATGGCCTTCGGCGGGATGCTGTTTACCGCTCTGGCCATAGTGATCTACCGGATATCAGCCCCGGGAGGCCGAAAATGA
- a CDS encoding Rnf-Nqr domain containing protein, with amino-acid sequence MTAHIAIAFLSGLFLYQPLINFGLIPSSAEGMSGQPYRALGYSLAGGILIALFGFSSWILHYLVLGPLKALPLELPLLMLLMWGWHYLMQRTFGSRSLVGRHLPFYFLNIAVLGSGLLLIHYTPDGILTALSRVIGISLGFMISNLLISFFREKSERGSFSRALRGWPAYLLVCSVVWLSYHGISLLF; translated from the coding sequence ATGACAGCCCATATCGCCATCGCCTTCCTGTCCGGCCTGTTCCTGTATCAGCCCCTGATAAATTTCGGGTTGATCCCCTCCTCGGCCGAGGGCATGTCTGGCCAGCCCTATCGGGCACTGGGATACAGCCTGGCCGGGGGGATACTGATCGCCCTCTTCGGTTTCTCATCATGGATCCTGCATTACCTGGTGCTGGGCCCGCTGAAAGCCCTGCCCCTGGAGCTGCCCCTGCTGATGCTATTGATGTGGGGCTGGCACTATCTGATGCAGCGCACTTTCGGCAGTCGCTCCTTGGTCGGCCGCCACCTGCCGTTCTATTTTTTGAACATCGCCGTGCTGGGGTCCGGCCTGCTGCTGATACACTATACCCCGGACGGCATTCTGACCGCCCTGAGCCGCGTTATCGGCATCTCCCTGGGCTTCATGATATCCAACCTGCTGATATCTTTCTTCCGGGAAAAATCCGAACGGGGATCGTTCAGCCGGGCCCTTCGAGGGTGGCCGGCATACCTGCTGGTCTGCTCGGTGGTCTGGCTTTCATATCATGGGATATCTCTTTTATTTTAG
- a CDS encoding 4Fe-4S binding protein: MATKFTDGFLKLLPGLDCGLCRLEDGCLGYAQRLAQGEPDISRCLPGGENLKAKLAELQAETVMPRSSVAPFVNCQGSAENARNRFNYFGVDSCRGAMLLYGGNRECIYGCLRLGDCITACPYGAISLTPQGLPKIDYSKCTGCGRCTNACPKGILKLAPKTQQIYLACICQAKSEDLPGQCRQGCSTCGSCLKECPYGAIVWDGSLPKIDYDKCRSCSICVYKCPQRSYLDRIPNRPTAFIGLQCNGCQQCKSVCPTDCIIGKKGEHHKVMRGQCIGCGLCFEVCPTKAITMLGALGHVDLTRF, encoded by the coding sequence ATGGCTACAAAATTTACCGATGGTTTTTTGAAACTTCTGCCCGGCCTGGACTGCGGGCTTTGCCGGCTGGAGGACGGCTGTCTGGGATATGCCCAAAGGCTGGCCCAGGGCGAGCCCGATATCAGCCGCTGCCTGCCCGGCGGCGAGAACCTCAAGGCCAAACTGGCCGAACTGCAGGCCGAGACGGTGATGCCCAGGTCCAGCGTGGCCCCGTTCGTCAACTGCCAGGGATCGGCCGAGAACGCCCGGAACCGTTTCAATTATTTCGGGGTGGACAGCTGCCGGGGGGCCATGCTGTTATATGGAGGGAACCGGGAGTGCATTTACGGCTGTCTGCGGCTGGGCGACTGCATCACGGCCTGCCCTTACGGGGCCATCAGCCTGACGCCCCAGGGACTGCCCAAGATCGACTACTCCAAATGCACCGGCTGCGGACGCTGCACCAACGCCTGCCCCAAGGGAATCCTGAAACTGGCCCCCAAGACCCAGCAGATATACCTGGCCTGCATCTGCCAGGCCAAATCGGAGGATCTTCCCGGCCAGTGCCGGCAGGGCTGCTCCACCTGCGGAAGCTGCTTGAAGGAATGTCCCTACGGGGCCATCGTCTGGGACGGCTCCCTGCCGAAAATAGATTATGACAAGTGCCGTTCCTGCTCCATCTGCGTTTACAAATGCCCCCAGAGATCATATCTGGACCGCATTCCCAACCGGCCCACCGCCTTCATCGGCCTGCAGTGCAACGGCTGTCAGCAGTGCAAATCGGTCTGCCCCACCGACTGCATCATCGGCAAGAAGGGCGAGCACCACAAGGTGATGCGCGGCCAGTGCATCGGCTGCGGACTGTGCTTTGAGGTCTGCCCCACCAAGGCCATCACCATGCTGGGGGCCCTGGGGCATGTTGACCTCACCCGTTTTTAA